One segment of Palaemon carinicauda isolate YSFRI2023 chromosome 35, ASM3689809v2, whole genome shotgun sequence DNA contains the following:
- the LOC137627868 gene encoding uncharacterized protein: MLSVRRQSASLPSIEGSGELPDEDITMHGQLHAANITSISLTSLPLPPLYPCNEVCSHCGKKVDVNVNDEQRDTTDGNTGCSCECHRQASAQSEKASTIQEHIPPRGPNCLPGCGYSGLPCYNCSFQTYLQQPPESLSQQNNQGFPTQIYTVELVSPSSLDNFQSVNSATPEIRNIPQSEESPEAARRRKNCISMIVFIVTINVAIAIIRMLSGITGL; encoded by the coding sequence ATGTTAAGTGTCAGAAGACAAAGTGCCTCACTGCCCTCAATTGAAGGTTCGGGAGAACTACCTGATGAAGATATAACTATGCATGGACAACTCCATGCGGCCAATATCACTAGCATCAGTTTGACCAGCCTACCACTGCCACCGTTATATCCTTGTAATGAGGTATGCTCTCATTGTGGGAAGAAAGTCGACGTAAACGTAAATGACGAACAACGGGATACCACAGACGGAAATACGGGGTGCTCGTGCGAATGCCACCGACAAGCTAGTGCACAGTCAGAAAAGGCATCAACTATACAAGAACACATTCCGCCTCGAGGACCAAATTGCTTGCCAGGGTGTGGCTATTCTGGTCTACCCTGTTATAACTGCTCCTTTCAGACTTATTTGCAGCAACCCCCTGAATCACTGTCACAACAGAATAACCAAGGGTTTCCAACCCAGATTTACACTGTGGAATTGGTGAGTCCGTCATCTTTGGACAACTTTCAGTCTGTGAATTCTGCAACTCCAGAAATTAGGAATATACCTCAGAGTGAGGAGAGTCCAGAGGCAGCTAGGAGGAGAAAGAATTGTATATCtatgattgtttttattgttacaaTTAATGTTGCCATTGCAATTATCCGAATGCTTAGTGGCATCACTGGCCTTTAA